A part of Myxococcus landrumus genomic DNA contains:
- a CDS encoding DUF5985 family protein, translated as MAEAVYILCAMTSVACAVLLLRAWKRTESRLLLWSGLCFVGLAVSNVLLFVDLALLPPSIDLYMPRLLSTLAAVSVLLYGLIWDAT; from the coding sequence ATGGCTGAAGCGGTCTACATCCTGTGTGCCATGACGAGCGTGGCGTGCGCGGTGCTGCTGCTGCGCGCGTGGAAGCGGACCGAGTCCCGGCTCTTGTTGTGGAGCGGGCTGTGCTTCGTGGGGCTGGCGGTGAGCAACGTGCTGCTCTTCGTGGACCTGGCGCTGCTGCCGCCCTCCATCGACCTGTACATGCCGCGCCTGTTGTCCACGTTGGCCGCCGTCTCCGTCCTGCTCTACGGGCTCATCTGGGACGCCACCTGA
- a CDS encoding response regulator, with translation METVLVVDDELGILEALADLLREEGYQVLTATHGAEALARMGELRPDLVLTDWMMPVLDGPALVECIRAEPGWSGVSLLGMSAVDVGALRAQYPGIPFLQKPFDIPALMKQIRKALDGQRALSG, from the coding sequence ATGGAGACGGTCCTGGTGGTGGATGACGAGCTGGGCATCCTCGAGGCCCTCGCGGACCTCCTGCGCGAGGAGGGCTACCAGGTCCTGACGGCCACGCACGGCGCGGAGGCCCTGGCGCGGATGGGCGAGCTGCGTCCGGACCTGGTCCTCACGGATTGGATGATGCCGGTGTTGGATGGCCCCGCCCTCGTCGAGTGCATCCGCGCGGAGCCGGGCTGGAGCGGCGTGTCGCTCCTGGGGATGAGCGCGGTGGACGTGGGCGCCCTGCGGGCCCAGTATCCGGGCATCCCTTTTCTACAGAAGCCCTTCGACATCCCCGCGTTGATGAAACAGATACGCAAGGCCCTGGACGGTCAGCGCGCGCTCTCGGGTTGA
- a CDS encoding HAMP domain-containing protein, producing the protein MAEKKDVSRRVAARAPRPVEDDSDTLDSRQLLRVLTAVRKGDFSVRMPVDKVGNAGKVADSLNEIIELNERMAHEFERIGSVVGKEGRITQRAHLMSALGSWAHCVESVNTLVADLVQPTTEMGRVIGAVAKGDLSQTMALEVDSRPLKGEFLRTARLVNGMVEQLGAFASEVTRVAREVGTEGKLGGQAKVKGVAGTWKDLTDNVNSMASNLTSQVRNIAEVTTAVAKGDLSKKITVDVRGEILELKNTINTMVDQLSSFASEVTRVAREVGTEGKLGGQAVVKGVGGTWKDLTDNVNSMASNLTSQVRNIAEVTTAVANGDLSKKITVDVRGEILELKNTINTMVDQLNSFASEVTRVAREVGTEGKLGGQAVVRGVGGTWKDLTDNVNSMASNLTAQMRNIAEVTTAVANGDLSKKITVDVRGEILELKSTINTMVDQLNSFASEVTRVAREVGTEGKLGGQAVVRGVGGTWKDLTDNVNSMASNLTAQVRNIAEVTTAVARGDLSKKITVDVQGEILELKNTINTMVDQLNSFASEVTRVAREVGTEGKLGGQAEVKGVGGTWKDLTDNVNSMASNLTTQVRGIAKVVTAVANGDLKRKLVVDAKGEIAELADTINGMIDTLAVFADQVTTVAREVGIEGKLGGQARVPGTAGIWRDLTDNVNQLAANLTTQVRAIAEVATAVTKGDLTRFITVSAQGEVAALKDNINEMIRNLKDTTRKNTEQDWLKTNLAKFTRVLQGQRDLLTVSKVILSELAPLVDAQHGVFFISDRAEGGEQILKLLASYAYRERKGLSNTFKLGEGLVGQCALEKEPILLSDVPDSYIRVSSGLGEEVPRSIVVLPVLFEGEIKAVIELASFHRFSDVHMGFLEQLTESIGIVLNTIAANMRTEALLKQSQALTDELRKQQEELTETNKRLELQAASLQQSEELLKRQQEELRRTNEELQEKAQLLSEQKTEVERKNGEVEQAKLALEEKAEQLSLTSKYKSEFLANMSHELRTPLNSLLILSQTLSENTDGNLTGRQVEFAKTIHASGADLLELINDILDLSKIESGTMAVDVGPLRFIDLREFVDRTFRQVADTKGLFFDIDLAPDMAGEVETDAKRLQQVLKNLLSNAFKFTDAGSVSLHIGLARGGWSPDHPVLSAAPSVVAFSVRDTGIGIPKDKHHIIFEAFQQADGSTARKYGGTGLGLSISREIARLLGGEIRLESEPGQGSVFTLYLPLDFRAERPGPEARPAALSLAHAVSLLPPLHLEEEAPVAPSPALLGIEDDRGSIQPGDRVLLAVTHAPDPAARLRAAARVVGFKLLVSTEVEGALEAARNTRPVAVAVDLDLPELAGWVVLDRLKHDAATRALPVYTVSEEDHRERSLRLGALGHLRAAADPDAAAAALASLRDFMERPGRGLLIVEDDATHRQVLVDLLGSEDVRTVAVGSAAEALSALAEHRFDCVVLDLGLPDMPGAELIRRVRQEHGAGGPPIIVSTGRELTRAQESELRRVTEAIVVKDARSPERLLEETSLFLHRSPEHLPEPKRRMLEKAREKDPLLVHRKVLVVDDDVRNIFALNTVLERYGMTVAFAESAREGLELLGRDLDIELVLMDVMMPEMDGYQAMRAIRGMERVAHLPILALTAKAMKGDREKCLEAGASDYITKPVDIDQLLSLLRVWLHAPRGGQRAGPAPRDAERAGEGQPHARS; encoded by the coding sequence ATGGCCGAGAAGAAGGACGTATCCCGTCGCGTCGCGGCCCGTGCGCCGCGGCCGGTGGAGGACGACTCCGACACGCTGGACTCACGCCAGTTGCTGCGCGTTCTCACAGCCGTGCGCAAGGGCGACTTCTCCGTGCGCATGCCCGTGGACAAGGTGGGCAACGCGGGCAAGGTGGCGGACTCGCTCAATGAAATCATCGAGCTCAACGAGCGCATGGCGCACGAGTTCGAGCGCATTGGCAGCGTGGTGGGCAAGGAGGGCCGCATCACCCAGCGTGCCCACCTGATGAGCGCGCTGGGCTCCTGGGCCCACTGCGTGGAGTCGGTGAACACGCTGGTGGCGGACCTGGTGCAGCCCACCACGGAGATGGGCCGCGTCATCGGCGCGGTGGCCAAGGGAGACCTGTCGCAGACGATGGCGCTGGAGGTGGACAGCCGTCCCCTCAAGGGCGAGTTCCTGCGCACCGCCCGCCTGGTGAACGGGATGGTGGAGCAGCTCGGCGCCTTCGCGTCGGAGGTGACGCGTGTGGCGCGCGAGGTCGGCACGGAAGGGAAGCTGGGCGGCCAGGCCAAGGTGAAGGGCGTGGCGGGCACGTGGAAGGACCTCACGGACAACGTGAACTCCATGGCCTCCAACCTCACGTCCCAGGTGCGCAACATCGCCGAGGTGACGACGGCGGTGGCCAAGGGCGACCTGTCGAAGAAAATCACCGTGGACGTGCGCGGTGAGATTCTGGAGCTGAAGAACACCATCAACACGATGGTGGACCAGCTCTCGTCCTTCGCGTCGGAGGTGACGCGTGTGGCGCGCGAGGTCGGCACGGAGGGAAAGCTGGGCGGTCAGGCCGTGGTGAAGGGCGTGGGCGGCACGTGGAAGGACCTCACGGACAACGTGAACTCCATGGCCTCCAACCTCACGTCGCAGGTGCGCAACATCGCCGAGGTGACGACGGCCGTCGCGAACGGAGACTTGTCGAAGAAAATCACCGTGGATGTGCGCGGCGAGATTCTGGAGCTGAAGAACACCATCAACACGATGGTGGACCAGCTCAACTCGTTCGCTTCCGAGGTGACGCGCGTGGCGCGCGAGGTCGGCACGGAGGGAAAGCTGGGCGGTCAGGCCGTGGTGCGCGGCGTGGGTGGCACGTGGAAGGACCTCACGGACAACGTGAACTCCATGGCCTCCAACCTCACGGCGCAGATGCGCAACATCGCCGAGGTGACGACAGCCGTCGCGAACGGAGATTTGTCGAAGAAAATCACCGTGGACGTGCGCGGCGAGATTCTGGAGCTCAAGAGCACCATCAACACGATGGTGGACCAGCTCAACTCGTTCGCCTCCGAGGTGACGCGTGTCGCGCGCGAGGTGGGCACGGAGGGAAAGCTGGGCGGTCAGGCCGTGGTGCGCGGCGTGGGTGGCACGTGGAAGGACCTCACGGACAACGTGAACTCCATGGCCTCCAACCTCACGGCGCAGGTGCGCAACATCGCCGAGGTGACGACGGCGGTGGCGCGCGGAGACCTGTCGAAGAAAATCACCGTGGACGTGCAGGGCGAGATTCTGGAGCTGAAGAACACCATCAACACGATGGTGGACCAGCTCAACTCGTTCGCTTCCGAGGTGACGCGTGTGGCGCGCGAGGTGGGCACGGAAGGAAAGCTGGGCGGCCAGGCCGAGGTGAAGGGCGTGGGCGGCACGTGGAAGGACCTCACGGACAACGTGAACTCCATGGCCTCCAACCTCACCACTCAAGTGCGAGGCATCGCCAAGGTGGTGACGGCCGTCGCCAACGGAGACCTGAAGCGCAAGCTGGTGGTGGACGCGAAGGGAGAAATCGCCGAGCTGGCGGACACCATCAACGGGATGATTGACACCCTGGCGGTGTTCGCCGACCAGGTGACGACGGTGGCCCGCGAGGTGGGCATCGAGGGGAAGCTGGGAGGACAGGCGCGGGTGCCGGGAACGGCGGGCATCTGGCGCGACCTCACCGACAACGTGAACCAGCTCGCCGCCAACCTCACGACGCAGGTGCGCGCCATCGCCGAGGTGGCCACGGCGGTGACCAAGGGCGACCTCACGCGGTTCATCACCGTGTCCGCGCAGGGCGAAGTGGCCGCCCTCAAGGACAACATCAACGAGATGATTCGCAACCTGAAGGACACCACGCGCAAGAACACGGAGCAGGACTGGCTCAAGACGAACCTGGCCAAGTTCACCCGGGTCCTCCAGGGACAGCGAGACTTGCTCACGGTGTCCAAGGTCATCCTCTCGGAGCTGGCCCCGCTGGTGGACGCGCAGCACGGCGTGTTCTTCATCTCCGACCGCGCGGAGGGCGGTGAGCAGATTCTCAAGCTGCTCGCGTCCTACGCCTACCGGGAGCGCAAGGGGCTCTCCAACACCTTCAAGCTGGGCGAGGGGCTGGTGGGGCAGTGCGCGCTGGAGAAGGAGCCCATCCTCCTCTCCGACGTGCCGGACTCGTACATCCGCGTCTCGTCGGGGCTGGGGGAGGAGGTGCCTCGCAGCATCGTCGTGCTGCCGGTGCTCTTCGAAGGGGAAATCAAGGCCGTCATCGAGCTGGCCTCGTTCCACCGCTTCAGCGACGTGCACATGGGCTTCCTGGAGCAGCTCACGGAGTCCATCGGCATCGTGCTCAACACGATTGCCGCCAACATGCGGACGGAGGCGCTGCTCAAGCAGTCCCAGGCGCTCACCGATGAGCTGCGCAAGCAGCAGGAGGAGCTGACGGAGACGAACAAGCGCCTGGAGCTGCAGGCTGCCTCGCTCCAGCAGTCCGAGGAGCTGCTCAAGCGCCAGCAGGAGGAGCTGCGCCGCACCAACGAGGAGCTTCAGGAGAAGGCGCAGCTGCTCTCCGAGCAGAAGACGGAGGTGGAGCGGAAGAACGGCGAAGTGGAGCAGGCCAAGCTCGCGCTGGAGGAGAAGGCCGAGCAGCTCAGCCTCACGTCCAAGTACAAGTCGGAGTTCCTGGCCAACATGAGCCACGAGCTGCGCACGCCGCTCAACAGCCTGCTCATCCTCAGCCAGACGCTCAGCGAGAACACGGACGGCAACCTCACCGGACGTCAGGTGGAGTTCGCCAAGACGATTCACGCCTCCGGCGCGGACCTGCTGGAGCTCATCAACGACATCCTGGACCTGTCGAAGATTGAGTCCGGCACCATGGCGGTGGACGTGGGGCCGCTGCGCTTCATCGACCTGCGGGAGTTCGTGGACCGCACCTTCCGGCAGGTGGCGGACACGAAGGGCCTCTTCTTCGACATCGACCTCGCGCCGGACATGGCGGGCGAGGTGGAGACAGACGCCAAGCGCCTCCAGCAGGTGCTCAAGAACCTCCTGTCCAACGCGTTCAAGTTCACGGACGCAGGCTCGGTGTCGCTGCACATCGGCCTGGCCCGGGGCGGCTGGTCGCCGGACCACCCGGTGCTGTCGGCCGCGCCCTCCGTGGTGGCCTTCTCCGTGCGAGACACCGGCATCGGCATCCCCAAGGACAAGCACCACATCATCTTCGAGGCGTTCCAGCAGGCGGACGGCTCCACCGCGCGCAAGTACGGCGGCACCGGGTTGGGCCTGTCCATCAGCCGCGAAATCGCGAGGCTGCTCGGGGGGGAAATCCGCCTGGAGAGCGAGCCGGGGCAGGGCAGCGTCTTCACCTTGTACCTGCCGTTGGACTTCCGCGCGGAGCGGCCCGGCCCGGAGGCGAGGCCCGCGGCGCTGTCGCTGGCCCACGCGGTCTCCCTGCTCCCTCCGCTGCATCTCGAGGAGGAGGCGCCCGTGGCGCCGTCGCCCGCGCTCCTGGGCATCGAGGATGACCGGGGCTCCATCCAGCCCGGAGACCGGGTGCTCCTGGCGGTGACACACGCGCCGGACCCGGCGGCGAGGCTGCGCGCGGCGGCGCGGGTCGTGGGCTTCAAGCTGCTGGTCTCCACGGAGGTGGAGGGCGCGCTGGAGGCGGCGCGCAACACGAGGCCCGTGGCGGTGGCGGTGGACCTGGACCTGCCGGAGCTCGCGGGGTGGGTGGTGCTGGACAGGCTCAAGCACGACGCGGCGACGCGGGCCCTGCCCGTGTACACCGTGTCCGAGGAGGACCACCGCGAGCGCTCCCTGCGGCTGGGCGCCCTGGGACATCTGCGCGCGGCGGCGGACCCGGACGCGGCGGCGGCGGCGCTGGCCTCCCTGCGCGACTTCATGGAGCGGCCGGGCCGGGGGCTGCTCATCGTCGAGGACGACGCCACCCACCGTCAGGTCCTGGTGGACCTGCTGGGAAGCGAGGACGTGCGGACGGTGGCGGTGGGCTCGGCCGCGGAGGCGCTCTCCGCGCTGGCGGAGCACCGCTTCGACTGCGTGGTGTTGGATTTGGGGCTGCCGGACATGCCCGGCGCGGAGCTCATCCGTCGGGTGCGCCAGGAGCATGGCGCGGGAGGTCCCCCCATCATCGTCTCCACGGGCCGCGAGCTGACGCGCGCGCAGGAGTCGGAGCTGCGCCGCGTGACGGAGGCCATTGTCGTCAAGGACGCGCGGAGCCCCGAGCGGCTGCTGGAGGAGACCAGCCTGTTCCTGCACCGCTCCCCGGAGCACCTGCCGGAGCCCAAGCGCCGCATGCTGGAGAAGGCCCGCGAGAAGGACCCGCTGCTCGTGCACCGCAAGGTGCTGGTGGTGGACGACGACGTGCGCAACATCTTCGCCCTCAACACCGTGCTGGAGCGCTACGGCATGACGGTGGCGTTCGCGGAGAGCGCGCGCGAGGGGCTGGAGTTGTTGGGGAGGGACCTGGACATCGAGCTGGTGTTGATGGACGTGATGATGCCGGAGATGGATGGCTATCAAGCGATGCGCGCCATCCGCGGCATGGAGCGCGTGGCGCACCTGCCGATTCTCGCCCTCACCGCGAAGGCGATGAAGGGAGACCGCGAGAAGTGCCTGGAGGCGGGAGCGTCCGACTACATCACCAAGCCGGTGGACATCGACCAGTTGCTGAGCCTCTTGCGCGTGTGGCTGCATGCGCCCAGGGGAGGGCAGCGGGCGGGGCCTGCTCCTCGCGACGCGGAGCGGGCAGGCGAGGGACAGCCTCACGCTCGAAGCTGA
- a CDS encoding alkaline phosphatase PhoX, translating to MRLRRRDFLRLSALGGGALALGPTFWRQAYAMPAEPGPSPYGPISSRPDAQGLRLPPGFSSRIIARSGEAVAGTGYTWHAAPDGGACFARPEGGWIYVSNCEWHPGGASAVVFDADGDIESAYRILSGTEMNCAGGPTPWGTWLSCEERPKGRVWECDPGRPSQGVVRGELGSFAHEAVAVDPEGGRLYLTEDQPNGRLYRFTPQEWPRLTSGVLEAASVTGDAMKGLATVRWVPCAKNLPASRQPSVASRTTVFNGGEGCWYDSGVVYLTTKGDNRVWAHTPSTGRLEVIYAAALFPGSPLSGGDNAVVTRSGDLFVAEDGRNRDLCLITPPPHRVVATFLRVHGHAGSELTGPAFSPDGQRLYFSSQRGPTNSPFAGVTFEVTGPFR from the coding sequence ATGCGCTTGCGCCGTCGCGACTTCCTTCGTCTTTCCGCGCTGGGAGGAGGCGCGCTGGCGTTGGGCCCCACCTTCTGGCGGCAGGCCTACGCGATGCCCGCCGAGCCAGGGCCCAGTCCCTATGGCCCCATCTCCTCGAGGCCGGATGCCCAGGGGCTTCGTCTGCCCCCGGGCTTCTCCTCGCGCATCATCGCCCGCTCGGGCGAGGCGGTGGCTGGCACGGGCTACACGTGGCACGCCGCGCCGGACGGAGGCGCGTGCTTCGCGAGGCCCGAGGGCGGGTGGATATACGTGTCCAACTGCGAGTGGCACCCGGGCGGCGCCAGCGCGGTGGTCTTCGACGCGGACGGCGACATCGAGTCGGCCTACCGCATCCTGTCCGGCACGGAGATGAACTGCGCGGGAGGGCCCACGCCCTGGGGGACGTGGCTGTCCTGTGAGGAGCGTCCCAAGGGCCGCGTGTGGGAATGCGACCCAGGCCGGCCCTCGCAAGGCGTGGTGCGCGGAGAGCTGGGCAGCTTCGCGCACGAGGCGGTGGCGGTGGACCCGGAGGGTGGACGGCTCTACCTGACGGAGGACCAGCCCAACGGGCGGCTGTATCGCTTCACGCCGCAAGAGTGGCCCCGGCTGACGTCGGGCGTGTTGGAGGCGGCCTCCGTGACGGGGGACGCGATGAAGGGCCTGGCCACGGTGCGCTGGGTGCCGTGCGCGAAGAACCTGCCGGCCTCGCGCCAGCCCTCCGTCGCGTCGCGGACGACGGTGTTCAACGGGGGCGAGGGGTGCTGGTACGACAGCGGCGTCGTCTACCTCACGACGAAGGGGGACAACCGCGTCTGGGCCCACACGCCCTCCACGGGGAGGCTGGAGGTCATCTACGCCGCCGCGCTGTTCCCGGGCTCGCCGCTGTCCGGCGGGGACAACGCGGTGGTGACGCGCTCCGGAGACCTCTTCGTCGCCGAGGACGGACGCAACCGCGACCTCTGCCTCATCACGCCGCCGCCCCACCGCGTGGTGGCGACGTTCCTCCGGGTGCATGGACACGCGGGCTCGGAGCTCACCGGTCCCGCCTTCAGTCCGGATGGCCAGCGGCTGTACTTCAGCTCGCAGCGCGGCCCGACGAACTCGCCCTTCGCGGGCGTCACGTTCGAAGTCACGGGGCCCTTCCGCTGA
- a CDS encoding DUF5985 family protein, protein MLRSMLNGAVAMGWLACALFFLRFWKQSHERLFGFFALSFVVQALNSAASGLIDAQDERRNYIYVARLVAFLIILYAIWDKNRGNRRR, encoded by the coding sequence ATGCTCCGGTCCATGCTCAACGGCGCGGTGGCAATGGGGTGGCTGGCGTGCGCGCTGTTCTTCCTGCGCTTCTGGAAGCAGTCGCACGAGCGCCTGTTCGGCTTCTTCGCGCTGTCCTTCGTGGTGCAGGCCTTGAACTCGGCGGCGTCCGGACTCATCGACGCGCAGGATGAGCGCCGCAACTACATCTACGTCGCGCGGCTTGTCGCCTTCCTCATCATCCTCTACGCCATCTGGGACAAGAACCGAGGGAACCGCCGCCGCTGA
- a CDS encoding GAF domain-containing sensor histidine kinase — MSAEPPSLVETSHGTKGPRPRADDESAEAARLMFLSRAGEWMGASLEWRTVLQRLAELAVPVLADGCAVDILSDAGCLERVAAAHREPQKVSLVQELFRVAPVDLRAPGGIAEALRTGRPTAMPQEQEGARSDVIQQLGFQSGFVIPLLARGRVLGTLSLLRADSGAGFGDTDLEVALELARRASLSLDNALLYEEARTAQAYSERLQNVTAALCRAATAEDVARVVVHDGLQAMGAARGSVAELSADGCLHLLSCFGYLSEWMNAFEGRNIQGVPVLVRTAERREAQWFQRLEDLLPVAGIAANDIVMMGEGARAVLPLVTDQGVLGFVGLVWNAPRVFTPQEKAFLEALAQQCSQALERAALYGTLRERGERLHHALQMGKEAEERLFFLLEASRALAEHLDDVEWTLEHVARVAASSVASSCLVELVGPDGSLRCVASAHQEPSRDASVLQALGGEGALSLSRECFLTGEPRFVPDVDAALCERMAASDGHRSLLEALRPASLLAVPVRTRGRTLGVITLGTSLPQRPLAMSDVAMMEELARRVAVALENASLYRDAQAAVRLRDEFLSVASHELKTPLTSLKLQHGLIDRALGPESRARVVPRLSTAMRQVQRLASLVDHLLDVSRVSLGRLTMEPTEVDLGQAVRDAVERMEEVFTVAGCVVRVDIPEPLLGRWDALRLDQVLVNLLTNAAKYGAGRPVQVSATEIDSELVRLSVRDEGIGIAATDLPRLFGRFERAVSERHYGGLGLGLYISRQIVEAMGGRIDVQSREGEGSVFTVHLPRGPT, encoded by the coding sequence ATGTCCGCCGAGCCACCGTCTCTCGTTGAAACATCTCACGGTACGAAGGGGCCTCGCCCTCGCGCGGATGACGAGTCCGCCGAGGCCGCGCGCCTGATGTTCTTGTCTCGCGCGGGGGAGTGGATGGGGGCGTCGCTGGAGTGGCGCACGGTGTTGCAGCGGTTGGCGGAGCTGGCCGTGCCCGTGCTGGCGGATGGGTGCGCGGTGGACATCCTCTCCGACGCGGGGTGTCTGGAGCGTGTGGCCGCCGCGCACCGGGAGCCGCAGAAGGTGTCCCTGGTGCAGGAGCTGTTTCGCGTGGCGCCGGTGGACCTGCGCGCGCCCGGAGGCATCGCCGAGGCGCTGCGCACCGGGCGTCCCACGGCCATGCCCCAGGAGCAGGAGGGCGCGCGGTCCGACGTGATTCAGCAGCTCGGGTTCCAGTCGGGCTTCGTGATTCCCTTGCTGGCGAGGGGCCGCGTGCTGGGGACCCTGTCGCTGCTGCGCGCTGATTCAGGGGCGGGCTTCGGCGACACGGACCTGGAGGTGGCGCTGGAGCTGGCCCGCCGCGCCAGCCTGTCCCTGGACAACGCGCTCCTGTACGAGGAGGCGCGCACGGCGCAGGCCTACTCGGAGCGCTTGCAGAACGTGACGGCGGCGTTGTGCCGCGCGGCCACCGCGGAGGATGTGGCGCGGGTGGTGGTGCATGACGGGTTGCAGGCGATGGGCGCGGCGCGAGGCTCGGTCGCGGAGCTGTCCGCGGATGGCTGCCTGCACCTGCTGTCGTGCTTCGGCTACCTGAGCGAGTGGATGAACGCCTTCGAGGGGCGGAACATCCAGGGCGTCCCGGTGCTGGTGCGCACGGCGGAGCGGCGCGAGGCGCAGTGGTTCCAGCGGTTGGAGGACCTGCTGCCCGTGGCGGGCATCGCGGCGAACGACATCGTGATGATGGGCGAGGGCGCGCGTGCCGTCCTGCCGTTGGTGACGGACCAGGGCGTGCTGGGCTTCGTGGGGCTGGTCTGGAACGCGCCGCGGGTCTTCACGCCGCAGGAGAAGGCGTTCCTGGAGGCGTTGGCGCAGCAGTGCTCCCAGGCCCTGGAGCGCGCGGCGCTGTACGGGACGCTGCGCGAGCGCGGCGAGCGGCTGCACCACGCGCTCCAGATGGGCAAGGAGGCCGAGGAGCGGCTGTTCTTCCTGCTCGAGGCGAGCCGCGCGTTGGCGGAGCACCTGGACGACGTGGAGTGGACGCTGGAGCACGTGGCGCGGGTGGCCGCGAGCAGCGTCGCGTCCAGTTGCCTGGTGGAGCTGGTGGGGCCGGATGGCTCGTTGAGGTGCGTGGCGTCCGCGCACCAGGAGCCCTCGCGCGATGCGTCCGTGCTCCAGGCGCTGGGGGGCGAGGGCGCGCTGTCCCTGTCCAGGGAGTGCTTCCTCACGGGCGAGCCGCGCTTCGTGCCGGACGTGGACGCCGCGCTGTGCGAGCGGATGGCGGCGAGCGACGGACACCGCTCGCTGCTGGAGGCGCTGCGGCCCGCGTCGCTGCTGGCGGTGCCGGTGCGCACGCGCGGGCGCACGCTGGGCGTCATCACGCTGGGCACGTCCCTGCCGCAGCGTCCGCTGGCCATGTCGGACGTGGCGATGATGGAGGAGCTGGCGCGGCGCGTGGCGGTGGCGCTGGAGAATGCGTCGCTGTATCGCGACGCGCAGGCGGCGGTGCGGCTGCGCGACGAGTTCCTGTCCGTGGCGAGCCATGAATTGAAGACACCGCTGACCAGTCTCAAGCTGCAACACGGTCTCATCGACCGGGCGCTGGGGCCGGAGTCGCGCGCGAGAGTCGTTCCCCGGTTGTCCACGGCGATGAGACAGGTGCAGCGGTTGGCCTCGCTGGTGGACCACCTGCTGGATGTGAGCCGTGTCTCACTGGGGCGGTTGACCATGGAGCCCACGGAGGTGGACCTGGGGCAGGCGGTGCGCGACGCGGTGGAGCGAATGGAGGAGGTCTTCACCGTGGCCGGCTGCGTGGTGCGCGTGGACATCCCGGAGCCCTTGCTGGGGCGATGGGACGCGCTGCGGTTGGACCAGGTGCTGGTCAACCTCCTGACCAACGCGGCCAAGTACGGCGCGGGGCGCCCGGTGCAGGTCTCCGCGACCGAGATTGATTCGGAGTTGGTGCGGCTGTCGGTGCGCGACGAGGGAATCGGCATCGCCGCCACGGACCTGCCGCGCCTGTTCGGCCGCTTCGAGCGCGCGGTGTCGGAGCGCCACTACGGTGGCCTGGGCCTGGGGCTCTACATCAGCCGCCAGATTGTCGAGGCCATGGGCGGCCGCATCGATGTGCAGAGCCGCGAAGGGGAGGGCTCTGTCTTCACCGTGCACCTGCCACGCGGGCCCACGTGA
- a CDS encoding aldo/keto reductase, translating into MPTPTLPRFTPRRALGRTGFIATPVGIGDIADRSVPQATLVATLRRALDAGLNVIDTAPGYEEGLSEEVVGEALRGRREGVFLIDKVDVLDAPVAPQVEESLRRLGHDAVDLFVFHSVSELSTWDALAAPGGGLEQLGACVRAGQARFRGISSHHPEVLRAAVGSGLCDVVMFPLGPFVDLRYVRDVLPLARSRGVGVVSFKTFGAGKLLGDTEGYGRPLEARPPGAPPLPHLSVEECVRYTLTLDPDVMLMGMSHPHEQDAALHAAHAWRPLAPEELAQVRERARAAIHGKGKVWWNPPEAPSEV; encoded by the coding sequence ATGCCCACCCCAACGCTTCCCCGCTTCACGCCTCGCCGTGCCCTGGGACGCACGGGCTTCATCGCCACGCCCGTGGGTATTGGGGACATCGCGGACCGCTCGGTGCCCCAGGCCACGCTGGTCGCCACGCTGCGCCGCGCGCTGGACGCGGGGCTCAACGTCATCGACACCGCGCCTGGCTACGAGGAGGGCTTGAGCGAGGAGGTCGTGGGCGAGGCGCTGCGCGGCAGGCGCGAGGGCGTCTTCCTCATCGACAAGGTGGATGTGCTCGACGCGCCGGTGGCGCCGCAGGTGGAGGAGAGCCTGCGCAGGCTGGGCCACGACGCGGTGGACCTGTTCGTCTTCCATTCCGTGTCGGAGTTGTCCACGTGGGACGCGCTGGCCGCGCCGGGAGGGGGGCTGGAGCAACTGGGCGCCTGCGTGCGCGCGGGGCAGGCGCGGTTCCGAGGCATCTCCAGCCACCACCCGGAGGTGCTGCGCGCCGCGGTGGGCTCCGGGTTGTGTGACGTGGTGATGTTCCCGCTGGGGCCCTTCGTGGACCTGCGCTACGTGCGGGACGTGCTGCCGTTGGCGCGCTCGCGGGGCGTGGGCGTGGTGTCCTTCAAGACATTCGGCGCGGGCAAGCTCCTGGGCGACACGGAGGGCTATGGTCGTCCGCTGGAGGCGCGGCCTCCGGGGGCGCCCCCGCTGCCCCACCTGAGCGTGGAGGAGTGCGTGCGCTACACGCTGACGCTGGACCCGGATGTCATGCTGATGGGGATGAGTCACCCCCACGAGCAGGACGCGGCGCTGCACGCGGCCCATGCGTGGCGTCCGCTGGCCCCGGAGGAGCTGGCCCAGGTCCGCGAGCGCGCGCGGGCCGCCATCCACGGCAAGGGCAAGGTGTGGTGGAACCCTCCCGAGGCACCCTCCGAGGTTTGA